The following coding sequences are from one Cetobacterium sp. ZOR0034 window:
- a CDS encoding toxin-antitoxin system YwqK family antitoxin: protein MKKMKLVVGVILLTLIGCTPLEKRQSEEERILLPTVPKEAYDVTISTISEGDFIPQTDIIHTGQNVSLAENAITEVKLNGVDQVNISKKQVRNKLVYNGSSTTPFTGSFAAVVGVHKHYVEEYKDGKLDGYKIWYSEAGRVGMKEPYVDGVKSGVQETYYRNNGNIRSKITYSGGRVSGPMSWYDNKGKMVYQEDFKGGNGEWVAYWDNGQVREKGRLANGLANGEWRYFTQKGELEKVTIFRNGSPTSQEWHK, encoded by the coding sequence ATGAAAAAAATGAAACTTGTAGTAGGTGTAATATTATTAACATTAATTGGATGTACTCCTTTAGAGAAAAGACAAAGTGAAGAGGAGCGTATATTGTTACCAACGGTTCCTAAAGAAGCTTATGATGTAACTATTTCTACAATATCTGAGGGTGATTTTATACCTCAAACAGATATAATTCATACAGGTCAAAATGTATCGTTAGCTGAAAATGCAATAACAGAAGTAAAATTAAATGGAGTAGATCAAGTTAATATATCGAAAAAACAAGTAAGAAATAAATTGGTATATAATGGTTCTTCAACAACACCGTTTACGGGATCATTTGCAGCGGTAGTAGGTGTTCATAAACACTATGTTGAAGAGTACAAAGATGGTAAATTGGATGGATATAAAATTTGGTATTCAGAAGCAGGAAGAGTAGGAATGAAAGAACCATATGTAGATGGAGTGAAAAGTGGAGTCCAAGAAACTTATTACAGAAATAACGGGAATATTCGTTCGAAGATAACTTATTCAGGTGGAAGAGTGTCAGGACCGATGAGTTGGTATGATAATAAAGGTAAAATGGTTTATCAAGAGGACTTTAAAGGTGGAAATGGTGAATGGGTAGCTTATTGGGATAATGGACAAGTTAGAGAAAAAGGAAGACTTGCAAATGGCTTAGCAAATGGTGAATGGAGATATTTCACACAAAAAGGTGAGTTAGAAAAAGTTACTATCTTTAGAAATGGTTCGCCAACTTCACAAGAATGGCATAAATAA
- a CDS encoding Nif3-like dinuclear metal center hexameric protein has product MKLSKLVNFLEEKFPRSLAEEWDNVGLLVGKRDSKIDGILLALDLTEKVIDKAIEVGANLIITHHPMIFKPLKNITGDTLTGKKIIKLIENKISVYSMHTNLDSSKHGLNDFLGENILKLKNGVILDPLEKNGIEYGIGRVYKLDEALSLEKISEILKEKLELNSITVVKANEQKEIKKIALVSGSGASYWRKAKKLGAGVLITGDVKYHEAMDAKEENFSLIDIGHFESEWVFSNLLEDILKKEFEIDITIFNDGPVFEKM; this is encoded by the coding sequence ATGAAGTTAAGTAAACTTGTAAATTTTTTAGAAGAAAAATTCCCAAGATCTTTAGCAGAAGAGTGGGATAATGTTGGATTATTGGTAGGAAAAAGAGATTCTAAGATAGATGGAATACTTTTAGCTTTAGATTTAACTGAGAAGGTCATAGATAAAGCTATTGAAGTTGGAGCTAATTTAATTATAACTCATCATCCAATGATATTTAAACCATTAAAAAATATTACTGGTGATACATTAACAGGAAAAAAAATAATAAAATTAATTGAAAATAAAATTTCAGTTTATTCTATGCATACAAATCTAGATTCTTCAAAACATGGATTAAATGATTTTTTAGGAGAAAATATATTGAAATTGAAAAATGGAGTTATATTAGATCCTTTAGAAAAAAATGGAATTGAATATGGAATTGGTAGAGTGTATAAACTAGATGAGGCTTTATCTCTTGAAAAAATATCAGAAATATTGAAAGAAAAATTAGAGTTAAATAGTATAACTGTAGTGAAAGCAAATGAGCAAAAAGAGATAAAAAAAATAGCTTTAGTAAGTGGTTCTGGAGCATCGTACTGGAGAAAAGCTAAGAAATTAGGAGCGGGAGTTCTAATTACAGGAGATGTAAAATATCATGAAGCCATGGATGCAAAAGAGGAAAACTTTAGTCTGATTGATATTGGACATTTTGAAAGTGAATGGGTTTTTTCAAACTTATTAGAAGATATACTGAAAAAAGAGTTTGAAATAGATATAACAATTTTTAATGATGGCCCAGTTTTTGAAAAAATGTAA
- the dnaG gene encoding DNA primase, translating into MKYKSEDIDLLLQQLHIEDVVGEVVDLKKTGANYKGLCPFHQDNNPSFVVSPSKNICKCFVCGAGGNPIKFYSEYKKISFVEAVEELAKKYNIPIKKVGNSRVNENKEYYDIMEEAHNYYKEEIFKNTARDALEYLSKRKINPKLIKDNEIGYAPNLWTGLYDYLIIKGFPKQKIFDLGLAKENEKGIYDSFRNRIIFPIYSVAGKVIAFGGRSLEDSKEIPKYINSQETPIFSKGKNLYGFIQKGSNIKKKSYSILMEGYMDVLSAHSYGFDVALAPLGTALTEEQGQLLKKYTSNVILSFDMDEAGQKATERAIMILKSEGFNIRVLVYKDAKDPDDYLKKFGKEAFLKVVKESLEAFDYLYNRYSAEYSLDDHMSKQNFINRFKEFFQCLENDLEKSLYMDKLSKSLNIDIDILKSILVVNNKKRVKNTYEKKEETKDLDEKGLCNLEKLTLALVLSENEYFNDFRNKKINSSLGRKIFEYIEFLLENNQKSTNIIKDIILTGNLTQDEEKELVNISLLSIDDFSNKLDVEKGFQIIFMSWFILELKESLKERTNLLKHIQLKKIEDKLKQQIEFNDLRALYQEFKNINA; encoded by the coding sequence ATGAAATATAAATCAGAAGATATTGATTTATTGTTACAACAATTACATATTGAAGATGTTGTAGGAGAGGTTGTAGACTTAAAAAAAACAGGGGCTAACTATAAAGGATTATGCCCATTTCATCAAGACAACAACCCATCATTTGTAGTCAGTCCAAGCAAAAATATTTGTAAATGTTTTGTTTGTGGTGCAGGTGGAAATCCTATAAAATTCTATTCAGAGTATAAAAAAATATCTTTTGTTGAAGCAGTAGAAGAATTAGCAAAAAAATATAATATTCCAATAAAAAAAGTGGGGAATAGTAGAGTCAATGAAAATAAAGAGTATTATGACATTATGGAAGAAGCTCATAATTATTACAAAGAAGAGATATTTAAAAATACAGCAAGAGATGCTTTAGAATATTTATCAAAGAGAAAAATAAATCCAAAACTTATAAAAGATAATGAGATAGGGTATGCTCCTAATTTATGGACAGGTCTTTATGATTATCTTATAATAAAAGGATTTCCAAAACAAAAAATATTTGATTTGGGTCTTGCTAAAGAGAATGAAAAAGGGATATATGATTCGTTTAGAAACAGAATAATATTTCCAATCTATTCAGTAGCAGGAAAAGTTATAGCTTTTGGAGGAAGATCACTAGAAGATAGTAAAGAGATTCCAAAGTATATTAACTCTCAAGAAACACCAATATTCAGTAAAGGGAAAAATCTGTATGGTTTTATTCAAAAAGGAAGTAATATAAAAAAGAAGAGTTATTCGATACTGATGGAAGGATATATGGATGTATTATCAGCACATTCATATGGATTTGATGTTGCATTAGCACCACTAGGGACAGCTTTAACAGAAGAGCAAGGACAGCTATTAAAAAAGTATACTAGCAATGTTATTTTATCTTTTGATATGGATGAGGCTGGGCAAAAAGCAACAGAAAGAGCAATAATGATTTTAAAATCAGAGGGCTTTAATATAAGGGTATTAGTTTATAAAGACGCAAAAGATCCGGATGATTATTTAAAAAAGTTTGGAAAAGAAGCTTTTTTAAAAGTGGTTAAAGAGTCTTTAGAAGCTTTTGATTATTTATATAATAGATACTCTGCGGAGTATAGTTTAGATGATCATATGTCTAAGCAGAATTTCATCAATAGATTTAAAGAGTTTTTCCAATGCTTAGAAAATGATCTTGAAAAAAGTTTATATATGGATAAACTATCAAAATCATTGAATATAGATATAGATATATTGAAATCGATTTTAGTAGTTAATAACAAAAAAAGAGTAAAAAATACTTATGAAAAAAAAGAGGAAACTAAAGATTTAGACGAAAAAGGTCTATGTAATCTAGAGAAATTAACTTTAGCATTAGTTCTTTCTGAAAATGAGTATTTTAATGATTTTAGAAATAAAAAAATCAATAGTAGTTTAGGTAGAAAAATATTTGAATACATTGAATTTTTATTAGAAAACAACCAAAAAAGTACTAATATAATAAAAGATATAATATTAACAGGAAATTTAACCCAAGATGAAGAGAAGGAGTTGGTAAATATATCCTTACTTTCTATAGACGATTTTTCAAATAAATTAGATGTAGAAAAAGGATTCCAAATTATTTTTATGTCGTGGTTTATACTAGAGCTAAAAGAATCTTTAAAAGAGAGAACAAATCTTTTAAAGCATATTCAGTTGAAAAAAATAGAGGATAAATTGAAACAGCAAATAGAGTTCAATGACCTTCGAGCATTGTATCAAGAGTTTAAAAATATCAATGCATAA
- the rplU gene encoding 50S ribosomal protein L21 — translation MYAVIKTGGKQYKVAVGEVLRVEKLNAEVNTTVELTDVLLVSNNGEVKVGTPVVEGAKVVAEVVAQGKGAKVVNFKYKPKTGYHRKKGHRQLFTEIKVTAINA, via the coding sequence ATGTACGCAGTTATAAAAACTGGAGGAAAACAGTACAAAGTTGCAGTAGGTGAAGTATTAAGAGTTGAAAAACTAAATGCTGAAGTTAACACAACTGTAGAATTAACGGATGTTCTTTTAGTATCAAACAATGGAGAGGTTAAAGTTGGAACTCCTGTTGTTGAAGGTGCTAAAGTAGTAGCAGAGGTTGTAGCTCAAGGTAAAGGAGCAAAAGTTGTTAACTTCAAATACAAGCCAAAAACTGGATATCACAGAAAGAAAGGTCACAGACAACTTTTCACTGAGATCAAAGTTACAGCAATCAACGCATAA
- a CDS encoding peptidylprolyl isomerase gives MAIRKFRKNMKPVIWVVTVFFFISLIAGYAMSFKSGSANSQLAFKLNGKKVTMVEAHRSMAIMSENYKRYLGPTIDPETMNVIAFNEVINRNLLLGMGDKLKVKVSGSEVDEQMNQIKAAFPDKDQFKNALLSQGYTTKTLEKEIRENLILQKVSDMIGAEVKITPEEIADYYADYKYTMFQGQPLENVQAQIEQGLKAQKGSEIYAKEMSKARSEMKLEDLDKTFDNYIEKEEFEFDGIKVTNVEYAKRILNSLAMTKGDVEGAKELAKTSIESEIKLLKASEEKGIKPEMGLPLDLQVANSVKELYTQLKSEVKYTENDLKEFFEENRLNYDTQKSADADIAILKVEATEADDQVAKVKAEELLKKLTPKNFAEMAKKNSDGPSGPAGGSLGTFKKGDMVKPFEDAAFSGKAGEIYPEVVKTQFGYHLIFVQEKNDADETVTASHILIIPEPSEETLASKLEQVSQIVADLTNKTITFADLKNEAGIVFSEKIDGITEEGYIPGLGYNEDLAKAIYGSELDKIGFIKDQKDYIIYRKDVQVEEKKAELSEFMEQVKSDYINAKAQEALKEIELSTRTTEN, from the coding sequence ATGGCAATTAGAAAGTTTAGAAAAAATATGAAACCAGTTATCTGGGTAGTAACAGTATTCTTTTTTATTAGTTTAATAGCAGGTTATGCTATGTCATTTAAAAGCGGTTCAGCAAATTCACAACTGGCTTTTAAATTAAATGGAAAAAAAGTTACTATGGTAGAAGCTCATAGATCTATGGCAATAATGTCTGAAAATTATAAAAGATATTTAGGGCCAACAATAGATCCAGAGACAATGAATGTAATAGCATTTAATGAGGTTATAAATAGAAATCTTTTATTAGGTATGGGAGATAAACTTAAAGTAAAGGTTTCTGGTTCAGAAGTAGATGAACAAATGAATCAAATAAAAGCAGCATTCCCAGATAAGGATCAATTCAAAAATGCGCTTTTAAGTCAAGGGTATACAACAAAGACGTTAGAAAAAGAGATTAGAGAAAACTTAATTTTACAAAAAGTTTCTGATATGATAGGAGCAGAAGTAAAGATAACTCCAGAGGAGATTGCAGATTATTATGCAGATTATAAATATACAATGTTCCAAGGTCAGCCTTTAGAAAATGTTCAAGCTCAAATTGAGCAGGGATTAAAAGCTCAAAAAGGTTCTGAAATCTATGCTAAAGAGATGTCAAAAGCAAGATCAGAGATGAAGTTAGAGGATTTAGATAAAACGTTCGATAACTATATAGAGAAAGAAGAGTTTGAATTTGATGGAATTAAGGTAACAAATGTAGAGTATGCAAAGAGAATTTTGAATAGCTTAGCTATGACAAAAGGGGATGTTGAAGGTGCAAAAGAGTTAGCAAAAACTTCAATTGAATCTGAGATAAAGCTTTTAAAAGCTTCAGAAGAAAAAGGAATAAAACCAGAAATGGGATTACCTTTAGATCTACAAGTTGCAAATTCTGTTAAAGAGCTTTATACTCAATTAAAATCGGAAGTTAAATATACAGAAAATGATTTAAAAGAATTTTTCGAAGAAAATAGACTAAACTACGATACACAAAAAAGTGCTGATGCTGATATAGCAATTTTAAAAGTGGAAGCAACAGAAGCTGATGATCAAGTAGCAAAAGTAAAGGCAGAGGAGTTATTAAAGAAATTGACTCCTAAAAACTTTGCTGAAATGGCTAAAAAAAATTCAGATGGACCAAGTGGACCAGCTGGAGGATCATTAGGAACATTTAAAAAGGGAGATATGGTAAAACCGTTTGAGGATGCAGCTTTCTCAGGAAAAGCAGGAGAGATTTATCCTGAAGTTGTAAAAACTCAATTTGGTTATCATTTGATTTTTGTTCAAGAAAAAAATGATGCTGATGAAACAGTTACAGCAAGCCATATTTTAATAATTCCTGAACCTTCTGAAGAAACATTGGCGTCTAAATTAGAGCAAGTTTCTCAAATTGTGGCAGATTTAACTAATAAAACAATAACTTTTGCTGATTTGAAAAATGAAGCAGGAATTGTTTTCTCTGAAAAGATAGATGGAATAACAGAAGAAGGGTATATTCCAGGATTAGGATATAATGAGGATTTAGCAAAAGCAATTTATGGATCTGAATTAGATAAAATCGGATTTATAAAAGATCAAAAAGATTATATAATTTATAGAAAAGATGTTCAAGTAGAAGAGAAGAAAGCAGAGCTTTCAGAATTCATGGAACAAGTTAAATCTGATTATATAAATGCTAAGGCTCAAGAAGCATTAAAAGAGATAGAATTAAGCACAAGAACTACAGAAAATTAA
- a CDS encoding sigma-54 dependent transcriptional regulator: protein MKKSILVVSERKETLKQVRKALSEVYEIITFNNLLDALDMLRESDFDVVLLDEYLTWFNFSEAKRKLNGIGKDFVVIGLLDEENEALIQEMKEADIYNYLLKPVDVKEMNRIMIPALRNLEIVKEKRKLEEKLSDSEDENEIIGQSARVKEVKNLIEKVAESDLTVLITGENGVGKELIAKEIFKKSDRRKENYITISCASLPEDLIERELFGYERGAFLGATTSKKGILEEADGGTVFLDEISAMDLKAQSKVLRVIEYGEFRRVGGNKSRRVDVRFIVSTNRDLKEETEKGKFRKDLYHRLTAFPIEVPPLRDRKDDIPMLANYFLNKIVKDLRREIPVISGDAMKYLMEYSYPGNIRELKNMIERMVILCNDRNIDVEDLPLEIKMKSDTVENKTVIGVGPLKNILEQEIYALDEVEKVVIAMALQKTRWNKQETSKLLGIGRTTLYEKIRKYGLDTK from the coding sequence ATGAAAAAATCGATATTAGTAGTTTCAGAAAGAAAAGAAACGTTAAAACAAGTAAGAAAAGCTTTGTCAGAAGTTTATGAAATAATTACATTTAATAACCTGTTAGATGCGTTAGATATGTTAAGAGAGAGTGACTTTGATGTGGTATTATTAGATGAATACTTAACTTGGTTTAACTTCTCAGAAGCAAAAAGAAAATTAAATGGAATAGGAAAGGACTTTGTTGTAATCGGATTATTAGACGAAGAAAACGAAGCTTTAATTCAAGAAATGAAGGAAGCTGATATTTATAACTACTTATTAAAACCAGTAGATGTAAAAGAAATGAACAGAATAATGATACCAGCTTTAAGAAACTTAGAAATTGTAAAAGAGAAAAGAAAATTAGAAGAGAAACTTTCAGATAGCGAAGATGAAAATGAAATCATTGGACAATCTGCAAGAGTTAAAGAGGTTAAAAACTTAATCGAGAAGGTTGCTGAAAGTGATTTAACAGTTTTAATAACTGGAGAAAACGGAGTAGGAAAAGAGTTAATTGCTAAAGAGATATTTAAGAAAAGTGATAGAAGAAAAGAAAACTACATCACAATCTCTTGTGCTTCATTACCAGAAGATTTAATCGAAAGAGAGTTATTTGGATATGAAAGAGGAGCTTTCTTAGGAGCGACAACAAGTAAAAAGGGAATTTTAGAAGAGGCTGATGGAGGAACTGTATTCTTAGATGAGATTTCAGCTATGGATTTAAAAGCTCAATCTAAAGTTTTAAGAGTTATTGAATATGGAGAGTTCAGAAGAGTTGGAGGAAATAAATCTAGAAGAGTAGATGTTAGATTTATTGTTTCAACAAATAGAGATTTAAAAGAGGAAACTGAAAAAGGTAAATTCAGAAAAGATTTATACCATAGATTAACAGCTTTCCCAATTGAAGTTCCACCTCTAAGAGATAGAAAAGATGATATTCCTATGTTAGCAAACTATTTCTTAAATAAAATAGTAAAAGATTTAAGAAGAGAGATTCCTGTAATTTCTGGAGATGCTATGAAATATTTAATGGAATATTCATACCCTGGAAATATTAGAGAGTTAAAAAACATGATTGAAAGAATGGTAATTTTATGTAACGATAGAAATATTGATGTAGAGGATTTACCTTTAGAAATTAAAATGAAATCTGATACAGTTGAAAATAAAACTGTAATTGGAGTAGGACCTTTAAAAAATATATTAGAGCAAGAGATCTATGCTTTAGATGAAGTTGAAAAAGTTGTAATAGCTATGGCATTACAAAAAACAAGATGGAATAAGCAGGAAACTTCTAAGCTTTTAGGAATTGGAAGAACAACTCTTTATGAGAAAATAAGAAAGTACGGATTAGATACAAAATAA
- a CDS encoding ribosomal-processing cysteine protease Prp, with the protein MTKIEVFKKSGKVVRYRANGHAEYAEYGQDIVCAAISMAMQFPLGGLQEILDITPKFEIDSDGYLDVDMRGMDFSHKEKEVHVLLDTMVLMLKELSKGYPKHIKLVEKEEI; encoded by the coding sequence ATGACAAAGATTGAAGTATTTAAAAAAAGTGGCAAAGTAGTTAGATACAGAGCCAATGGTCATGCAGAATATGCAGAGTACGGACAAGATATTGTTTGTGCAGCTATTTCGATGGCGATGCAGTTTCCTTTAGGAGGATTGCAAGAGATTTTGGATATTACTCCAAAATTCGAAATTGACTCTGATGGGTACTTAGACGTTGATATGAGAGGAATGGATTTTTCTCATAAGGAAAAGGAAGTTCATGTATTATTAGATACAATGGTATTAATGTTGAAAGAACTATCTAAGGGTTATCCTAAACACATAAAGCTTGTAGAGAAGGAGGAAATTTAG
- a CDS encoding TetR/AcrR family transcriptional regulator, whose product MTKRDRIKRTATILFAANGIRNTKIEDIANVLEMAKGGFYYYFKSKEELLQEIMDNSVISRREFLKEVGDLDIPFEDKLKMIVRRRLSLRDDRYNLFLFAKIYENGEINLTYDEYMKRDIIFSEFLANNKEHIKDEYKDEIEKIRTMLSSSLTALLLFLITQTGVSVTSEESYKKMVEKYATLDIDKEIDMYYNLFLKSIVK is encoded by the coding sequence GTGACTAAAAGAGATCGTATAAAAAGAACTGCAACAATTTTATTTGCAGCAAATGGAATAAGAAATACGAAGATAGAGGATATAGCAAATGTTTTAGAAATGGCCAAAGGAGGTTTCTATTACTATTTTAAGAGTAAAGAGGAGTTGTTACAGGAGATAATGGATAACTCTGTAATAAGCAGAAGAGAATTTTTAAAAGAGGTTGGAGATTTAGATATACCTTTTGAAGATAAACTAAAAATGATAGTAAGAAGAAGATTAAGTTTAAGAGATGATAGATATAATCTGTTTTTATTCGCAAAAATATATGAAAACGGAGAGATAAACTTAACTTATGATGAATATATGAAAAGAGATATAATTTTTAGCGAGTTTTTAGCAAACAATAAAGAGCATATAAAAGATGAATATAAAGATGAGATTGAAAAAATAAGAACAATGCTAAGTTCATCTTTAACTGCATTATTGTTATTTTTAATTACACAAACTGGAGTTTCAGTAACAAGTGAAGAAAGTTATAAAAAAATGGTAGAAAAATATGCTACTTTAGACATAGATAAAGAGATAGATATGTATTATAATCTGTTTTTGAAATCGATAGTAAAATAG
- the rpoD gene encoding RNA polymerase sigma factor RpoD, whose protein sequence is MKEFIKNEKVLALLRKAMENKVISYEEINSKLSSDFPPERIEFLINGMTEQGIKIVSQADVKKQEVTKRKEEDKKDAKKIITPIIKRPVVELEDDDDEEEKGKEYSEDFDFNPDDIEEVSEDDLVNDDLFSITGEMEVDEPIKMYLREIGQIPLLTHDEELGYAKAALEGDEYSQQQLIEANLRLVVSIAKKHTNRGLKLLDLIQEGNIGLMKAVEKFEYSKGYKFSTYATWWIRQAITRAIADQGRTIRIPVHMIETINKIKKEARIYLQETGKDATPEVLADRLGMEVDKIKSIQEMNQDPISLETPVGSEEDSELGDFVEDNKMQNPYELTNRTLLREQLNDVLKTLSSREEQVLIFRYGLNDGAPKTLEEVGKIFKVTRERIRQIEVKALRKLRHPSRRKKLEDFKV, encoded by the coding sequence ATGAAGGAGTTTATAAAAAATGAAAAGGTTTTAGCTTTATTAAGAAAGGCAATGGAAAATAAAGTAATAAGCTATGAAGAGATTAATAGCAAATTAAGTTCAGATTTTCCGCCTGAAAGAATAGAGTTTTTAATAAATGGAATGACGGAACAAGGTATTAAAATTGTTTCTCAAGCAGATGTAAAAAAACAAGAAGTTACAAAAAGAAAAGAAGAAGATAAAAAAGATGCAAAAAAAATTATAACTCCAATAATAAAGAGACCTGTTGTTGAACTTGAAGATGACGATGATGAAGAGGAAAAAGGTAAAGAGTATTCTGAAGATTTCGATTTCAATCCAGATGATATAGAAGAAGTTAGTGAAGATGACTTAGTAAATGATGATTTATTCAGCATTACTGGTGAGATGGAAGTTGATGAACCAATAAAAATGTATTTAAGAGAGATTGGGCAGATACCTCTATTAACTCATGATGAAGAGTTAGGATATGCAAAGGCAGCTTTAGAAGGTGACGAATATTCACAACAACAACTTATAGAAGCGAATTTAAGACTAGTTGTAAGTATTGCTAAAAAACATACAAATAGAGGATTAAAACTTCTTGATTTAATTCAAGAAGGAAATATTGGATTGATGAAAGCTGTAGAAAAATTTGAATACAGTAAAGGATATAAATTCTCAACTTATGCAACTTGGTGGATTAGACAAGCTATAACAAGAGCGATAGCTGATCAAGGAAGAACAATTCGTATACCAGTTCATATGATTGAAACAATAAATAAAATAAAGAAAGAAGCTAGAATTTACCTTCAAGAAACAGGAAAAGATGCTACTCCAGAAGTTTTAGCTGATAGATTAGGTATGGAAGTTGACAAAATAAAAAGTATCCAAGAAATGAATCAAGATCCTATATCTCTAGAAACTCCAGTTGGAAGTGAAGAGGATAGTGAGTTAGGAGATTTCGTAGAGGATAACAAAATGCAAAATCCATATGAACTAACTAATAGAACTTTACTTAGAGAGCAATTAAATGATGTTTTAAAAACTTTAAGTAGCAGAGAAGAGCAAGTTTTAATCTTCAGATATGGATTGAATGATGGTGCTCCGAAAACTTTAGAAGAGGTTGGAAAAATATTTAAAGTAACAAGAGAGAGAATCAGACAAATAGAAGTGAAAGCTCTTAGAAAATTAAGACATCCAAGTAGAAGAAAAAAATTAGAAGATTTTAAAGTATAA
- a CDS encoding sigma-70 family RNA polymerase sigma factor has product MKVKVFEKEILTNCVEDKEFIKFLKENPGLKLELDSIDVRKEEKVEDNSYVVEGIVGEYLEEISYIQPLEKKDIERLLETLDEEESLHALTEGNLREVANIAFDYLIAGIDYLDLIQEGSIGVIKALDEYRPSNGELLEYIKLWVRREMLLFVDERVETEKHMYRGYFLKRKEEVLEHEIVAELEEDEEVEAIPSEERSEIIEEKINELQKLDYTSVPKKISHTEEEILKRYYGLVGEKRESLFEIENALDLKRGEGEHLFEEALTKISLGGGRSLKI; this is encoded by the coding sequence ATGAAAGTAAAAGTATTTGAAAAAGAGATATTAACAAATTGTGTTGAAGATAAAGAGTTTATAAAATTTTTAAAAGAGAATCCAGGATTAAAATTAGAGTTAGATAGTATAGATGTTAGAAAAGAAGAAAAAGTTGAAGATAACAGCTATGTTGTAGAAGGAATTGTAGGTGAATACTTAGAAGAGATTTCATATATACAACCGTTAGAAAAGAAAGATATAGAAAGATTATTAGAAACATTAGACGAAGAGGAGAGTCTTCATGCATTAACAGAGGGAAATCTAAGAGAAGTTGCAAATATAGCTTTTGATTATCTGATTGCTGGAATAGACTATTTAGATTTAATTCAAGAGGGAAGCATAGGAGTAATTAAAGCTTTAGATGAGTATAGACCTTCGAATGGTGAGCTGTTAGAATATATTAAATTATGGGTTAGAAGAGAGATGCTATTATTTGTTGACGAAAGAGTAGAAACAGAGAAACATATGTATAGAGGTTACTTCTTGAAGAGAAAAGAGGAAGTTTTAGAGCATGAGATAGTTGCTGAATTAGAAGAGGATGAGGAAGTAGAAGCTATTCCTTCGGAAGAGAGATCAGAAATTATAGAAGAGAAGATAAATGAACTTCAAAAATTAGATTATACATCTGTTCCTAAAAAAATATCTCATACAGAGGAAGAGATACTTAAAAGATACTATGGATTAGTAGGAGAAAAAAGAGAATCTTTATTTGAGATAGAAAATGCTTTAGATTTAAAAAGAGGAGAGGGAGAGCACTTATTTGAAGAGGCTTTAACTAAAATATCTTTAGGAGGAGGAAGAAGCTTAAAAATATGA